A genome region from bacterium includes the following:
- a CDS encoding branched-chain amino acid ABC transporter substrate-binding protein — protein sequence MNIKTALGWAPAAALAIGALVTGACGAPGGQSGNASGPIVIGGLTQTTGVDAYVGAQCKDAMQLAVDQANAAGGINGRQIQLTFEDDQDDPAKAATLTQKMINEGVAAVVEHDSSAITLAVLPIANRARVVVMSVSATSPSVTERGYHYFFRTINRADRGQPVIEADYAVEALHATSAAVLNDKTTYGQSFTDAFAAEFAAKGGKIIATDSITAGAADYTPILTRIKSNAPDVLVYGGYYPEAGLIAKQMKQLDMSTAFMSAALLGTNYTEIAGPGAVGTINGGAPDPKWFPPAKKFFDAFSNRYHQNPTEWAAHAYDATNILIAALRKSGSDNKQALRNAVAGVSNYPGTYGPISFDAKGDITTNGNVIFVFRGGQDWAAYGRANGKWSLIRE from the coding sequence ATGAACATCAAGACTGCGCTGGGCTGGGCGCCGGCCGCCGCGCTCGCCATTGGAGCGCTGGTGACCGGCGCCTGCGGTGCGCCGGGCGGACAGTCGGGGAATGCCTCCGGCCCAATAGTGATTGGCGGCCTTACCCAGACCACCGGGGTCGACGCATATGTGGGCGCTCAATGTAAAGACGCGATGCAACTGGCTGTCGACCAGGCCAACGCGGCCGGCGGCATCAACGGGCGGCAGATACAGCTCACCTTCGAGGACGACCAGGACGATCCCGCAAAGGCGGCCACCCTGACGCAGAAGATGATCAACGAGGGCGTGGCGGCGGTCGTGGAGCACGACTCCAGCGCCATCACCCTGGCCGTATTGCCGATCGCCAACCGAGCGCGCGTGGTGGTGATGTCAGTGAGCGCGACCTCCCCCAGTGTCACCGAGCGCGGATACCACTACTTCTTCAGGACCATCAATCGCGCCGACCGCGGCCAGCCTGTCATCGAGGCCGATTACGCGGTCGAGGCCTTGCACGCCACTTCGGCGGCGGTGCTCAACGACAAGACCACCTATGGACAGAGCTTCACGGACGCCTTCGCGGCGGAGTTCGCGGCCAAGGGCGGCAAGATCATCGCCACCGATTCGATCACGGCTGGCGCTGCTGACTACACCCCGATTCTCACCCGGATCAAGTCGAACGCCCCGGACGTGCTCGTCTACGGCGGTTACTATCCCGAAGCCGGCCTCATCGCCAAGCAGATGAAGCAGCTCGACATGTCCACCGCCTTCATGTCGGCGGCGCTGCTGGGCACCAACTACACCGAGATCGCGGGTCCCGGTGCGGTCGGGACCATCAACGGTGGAGCCCCGGACCCCAAGTGGTTCCCGCCGGCCAAGAAGTTCTTCGACGCCTTCTCGAACCGCTACCACCAGAATCCGACCGAATGGGCGGCGCACGCCTACGACGCCACGAATATCTTGATCGCCGCCCTGCGTAAGTCCGGTTCCGACAACAAGCAGGCGCTGCGGAATGCGGTCGCCGGTGTCTCCAATTACCCGGGCACCTACGGCCCCATCAGTTTCGACGCCAAGGGAGACATCACGACCAATGGCAACGTGATCTTCGTTTTCAGGGGCGGCCAGGATTGGGCGGCATACGGCCGTGCCAACGGCAAGTGGTCACTGATCCGCGAATGA